The Acropora muricata isolate sample 2 chromosome 5, ASM3666990v1, whole genome shotgun sequence genome includes a window with the following:
- the LOC136917405 gene encoding uncharacterized protein — MFLLDKSKVTLEDLREVSQAAHEAKLDRELLRFEEELELFLADKEFFLEELFRRLKQIISLRRSWRCEKERDATVTQLVAVKQIDQLLEWEENLPGRRSKLKTFKDVHKKPVDMLIKFLQACHESRELYEQFICSIYKPLHEQFDDERTTALSKDLGRVLEQWGSLLEPGPINPKMLTPASADVVHSMKVTRKPRDSRFNLVLRLVPDFVIKAYEALFLARQWRNSLGFSGYNKELKLLQKRKRRSFKQHEQVDASILHSTFYSLERKLNQSRECATMTSTGHARNESAIYMLIKRDREVDLITADRERACAPKSVDSSAHARCSREQRIDCLRADLKREQKKVQRVRSEILQGEIALCRTTEKVMLEPLLNQLARAKANCGLLRREISKEGREDNLSSLQFSLPWRSSSVLSQTIPLFSKPLSNSRYLLLSRNHMYQFDAPLIKADGTLKTKESNLCS; from the exons ATGTTTTTGCTGGATAAATCGAAAGTGACT TTGGAGGATCTGCGGGAAGTCTCACAGGCAGCCCACGAAGCTAAATTGGACAGAGAACTACTGCGTTTTGAAGAAGAACTGGAATTATTTTTGGCGGATAAAGAATTTTTCTTGGAGGAGCTCTTCAGGAGACTCAAACAAATCATTTCTCTGCGGAGATCATGGAGATGCGAGAAAGAGCGTGACGCAACAGTCACACAACTTGTGGCCGTAAAGCAG ATTGATCAGCTTTTAGAATGGGAGGAAAATCTTCCTGGTAGAAGGTCGAAGTTAAAAACATTCAAGGATGTGCACAAGAAACCAGTTGATATGCTGATTAAGTTCCTGCAAGCCTGCCACGAGTCGAGAGAACTCTATGAACAATTCATCTGCAGTATCTATAAACCTCTCCACGAACAATTTGATGACGAGCGAACCACGGCTTTATCCAAGGATCTGGGACGAGTACTTGAGCAGTGGGGCTCTCTGCTCGAACCAGGCCCTATCAACCCCAAGATGCTGACTCCAGCGAGCGCAGATGTGGTTCACAGTATGAAAGTAACAAGGAAGCCACGTGATTCTAGGTTTAACCTCGTTCTGAGGCTAGTGCCAGACTTTGTTATCAAGGCTTATGAGGCCCTTTTTCTTGCTCGACAGTGGAGAAATAGTTTGGGCTTTTCCGGATACAACAAAGAACTGAAACTTTTGCAGAAGAGGAAACGGCGCTCTTTCAAACAACACGAGCAAGTCGATGCCTCAATTTTGCACAGCACGTTTTACAGTCTGGAGAGGAAGCTAAATCAATCAAGAGAATGCGCCACAATGACGTCAACAGGTCACGCGAGAAATGAGAGCGCAATTTATATGTTAATCAAACGAGACCGTGAGGTCGACTTGATAACTGCTGACCGAGAAAGAGCATGCGCACCTAAATCAGTCGATTCCAGTGCGCATGCCAGATGTTCGCGTGAACAGCGCATCGATTGTCTGCGCGCTGATCTTAAACGAGAACAGAAGAAAGTGCAGAGAGTTCGATCTGAAATTCTCCAAGGGGAAATTGCGTTGTGTCGAACAACAGAAAAAGTGATGTTGGAGCCACTGCTAAACCAATTAGCTCGCGCTAAGGCGAACTGTGGCCTTCTTAGAAGGGAGATTTCGAAAGAAGGGCGAGAGGATAACCTTTCTTCTCTTCAATTCTCGCTTCCATGGCGCTCGTCTTCCGTTTTATCCCAGACAATTCCTTTGTTCAGCAAACCCCTCTCGAATTCTCGTTACCTGTTACTTTCTCGGAATCATATGTACCAATTTGATGCTCCTTTGATAAAAGCAGATGGTACTCTTAAGACAAAGGAGTCTAATTTGTGCTCGTAA